The following are encoded together in the Echeneis naucrates chromosome 9, fEcheNa1.1, whole genome shotgun sequence genome:
- the rimoc1 gene encoding RAB7A-interacting MON1-CCZ1 complex subunit 1, protein MADDYRRQGFELERRIFELDIKCSSLRAEKQDDDYLQNASAILDKLKSYYRQGGESSNLSKLLQDYTQVILDITFYEENKLVDQEFPEDCSPFKIQQLLQDLTEPEVLAGRLAPAQEVQSVLGLELLECLYWRRGALLYMYCHTLHQRKQWIKKNKDTFLKCIQEGVRYLMRMLQVRNSVKLNDGVVLHDTATAGFLSEGIFSDTHLLTMMYIGEMCFWAVKYEDCSADTMDRKEDRLQFRDIGTQILNKYVLACEGPLQGQGWNTENAKEILSILQ, encoded by the exons ATGGCCGACGACTACAGGCGACAAGGTTTCGAGTTGGAGAGAAGGATATTTGAGTTAGACATCAAGTGTTCTAGTCTCAGAGCCGAGAAGCAAG ATGATGACTATTTACAGAATGCGTCTGCCATACTAGACAAGTTGAAAAGCTATTACAGACAAGGAGGGGAGAGTAGCAACCTTTCCAAGCTGCTGCAGGATTACACACAG gtgATCCTTGacatcacattttatgaagagAATAAACTGGTGGACCAGGAGTTCCCTGAGGATTGTTCACCATTCAAAATCCAGCAGCTTCTGCAAGACTTGACCGAGCCAGAAGTTTTGGCAGGGAGGCTAGCACCAGCACAAGAG GTGCAGTCTGTATTGGGCCTAGAGCTATTAGAATGTCTCTATTGGAGACGTGGGGCTCTACTGTACATGTACTGCCATACCCTTCATCAACGAAAGCAGTGGATCAAGAAAAACAAGGATACATTCCTTAAG tGTATTCAGGAAGGTGTGCGCTACCTGATGCGGATGCTGCAGGTGAGAAACTCTGTGAAGCTTAATGATGGTGTGGTACTACATGACACTGCTACAGCAGGCTTCCTGTCTGAAG GCATCttctcagacacacacctgttgaCGATGATGTACATTGGGGAAATGTGTTTCTGGGCAGTCAAGTATGAAGACTGCAGTGCTGACACTATGGATCGAAAAGAAGATCGGCTTCAGTTTCGGGACATTGGCACTCAGATCCTCAACAAATATGTGCTTGCCTGCGAGGGCCCTCTGCAGGGACAGGGCTGGAACACAGAGAATGCCAAGGAAATCCTTAGTATTTTACAGTGA